A genome region from Dolichospermum compactum NIES-806 includes the following:
- a CDS encoding GNAT family N-acetyltransferase: MFKISKRKVTKAEAELLIRQIKLTPNIMGYSLTEWMSAEYIIVAEDENGKMVGACLNYDFDANWYKIAALFVMEEYRGMGLGKMLFYESCQDGIIRGKNIYTMSINEIVIKMMQDLDFLTFNSLLHLPKITNRDKLIFYSHSLVWLMNFYRVKEIIRKTIVYNHHKTFVYGIKYCSCK; the protein is encoded by the coding sequence ATGTTCAAAATCTCCAAAAGAAAAGTTACCAAAGCAGAAGCAGAGTTACTTATTAGACAGATAAAACTAACACCTAATATTATGGGTTATTCATTAACGGAATGGATGTCAGCCGAATATATTATAGTTGCGGAAGATGAAAATGGTAAGATGGTAGGAGCTTGTTTAAATTATGATTTTGATGCAAATTGGTATAAGATAGCTGCATTATTTGTGATGGAAGAGTATAGGGGTATGGGTTTGGGAAAAATGTTATTTTATGAATCATGTCAGGATGGGATAATTAGGGGAAAAAATATATATACGATGAGTATTAATGAAATTGTGATTAAAATGATGCAGGATTTAGATTTTTTGACTTTTAATAGTTTATTACATCTGCCAAAAATAACTAATAGGGATAAGTTAATATTTTATTCTCATTCTCTTGTATGGTTGATGAATTTTTACAGGGTTAAGGAAATTATCAGAAAAACCATAGTTTATAACCATCACAAAACTTTTGTTTATGGAATCAAGTATTGCAGTTGTAAATGA